A stretch of Halostagnicola kamekurae DNA encodes these proteins:
- a CDS encoding NRAMP family divalent metal transporter, with the protein MATESQAVHAGRIETFISRLGPTWLAGAVAAGPATMASLLTAGASFGYALLWVVVVSAVLGTIGQYLAMRLGLLTEQGIVAVVEDRLGEFWAWVLLVDAVLAAGLAQLVIMKTLADVSATMAGTVGLGAVADPRVWGTVWAVFLALTLAGGGYRFAELGAKVIVSLVVLAFVAAAFVVPIDPASAASGLQPVIPAGVDGALVAAGILGGAVHITLLTMQSYTMRARGWTRADESIARFDLLSSMLVAFGIFSLAIFLVAASVLPESGLNPSTITEIQAAQALGPVAGEHAVWLFLLGLWGAAMSTLGGNTIVAPYLLADKLGWERSVEDSRFRATIVVVALVSALGAFLGGTFFQLLVLVLAFGLVGTPFALVVILFLLNDPDAVPETNSPLENAGGIALLLVAVVLAAEFVRGELATVTEPASAFVVAFAVAMSLAVLGICGMYLRGHVFG; encoded by the coding sequence ATGGCAACGGAGTCGCAAGCGGTGCACGCGGGCCGTATCGAGACGTTCATCAGCCGATTGGGGCCGACGTGGCTCGCCGGCGCGGTCGCGGCGGGGCCGGCGACGATGGCGAGCCTGCTCACGGCGGGGGCGAGTTTCGGCTACGCGCTCCTGTGGGTCGTGGTCGTCTCCGCCGTGCTGGGAACGATCGGACAGTACCTCGCGATGCGACTGGGCTTGCTCACCGAGCAGGGTATCGTCGCGGTCGTCGAGGACCGCCTCGGGGAGTTCTGGGCGTGGGTGCTCCTCGTCGATGCGGTGCTGGCCGCGGGGCTCGCCCAACTGGTGATCATGAAGACGCTCGCCGACGTCAGCGCGACGATGGCTGGTACCGTTGGCTTGGGTGCGGTGGCCGACCCGCGCGTGTGGGGAACCGTCTGGGCGGTCTTTCTCGCGCTTACACTCGCCGGCGGGGGATATCGGTTCGCGGAACTCGGCGCGAAGGTCATCGTCTCGCTCGTCGTCCTCGCGTTCGTCGCCGCGGCGTTCGTCGTCCCGATCGATCCGGCGAGTGCGGCTTCGGGCCTGCAACCGGTTATTCCGGCCGGCGTCGATGGCGCGCTCGTCGCTGCGGGGATCCTCGGCGGCGCGGTCCACATCACGCTCCTGACGATGCAGAGCTACACGATGCGGGCCCGCGGGTGGACTCGAGCCGACGAATCGATCGCGCGATTCGACCTCCTCAGTTCGATGCTGGTCGCGTTCGGCATCTTCAGCCTCGCGATTTTTCTCGTCGCCGCGAGCGTGTTGCCCGAGTCCGGGCTGAATCCGTCGACGATCACGGAGATCCAGGCCGCGCAGGCGCTCGGCCCCGTCGCGGGCGAACACGCCGTCTGGCTGTTCCTGCTCGGTCTGTGGGGAGCCGCGATGTCGACGCTCGGGGGCAACACGATCGTGGCGCCGTACCTCCTCGCCGACAAACTCGGCTGGGAGCGCTCGGTCGAGGACTCTCGATTCCGCGCGACCATCGTCGTCGTCGCGCTCGTCTCCGCGCTCGGGGCGTTTCTCGGCGGAACCTTCTTCCAGCTGCTCGTCCTCGTCCTCGCGTTTGGACTCGTGGGAACGCCGTTCGCACTCGTCGTGATCCTCTTCTTGCTGAACGACCCCGACGCGGTTCCCGAGACGAACTCGCCGCTCGAGAACGCCGGCGGGATCGCCCTCCTGTTGGTCGCCGTCGTGCTCGCCGCGGAGTTCGTTCGCGGCGAACTCGCGACGGTGACCGAGCCGGCCTCGGCGTTCGTCGTCGCGTTCGCCGTCGCGATGTCTCTCGCGGTGCTCGGTATCTGTGGAATGTATCTGCGTGGCCACGTTTTCGGTTAG
- the map gene encoding type II methionyl aminopeptidase has product MSETEVDLEAEMYEKHREAGEILAQVREEAADRVEVGASHLEVAEYAEDRIRELGGKPAFPVNISIDEEAAHATPSIGDESTFGEEMVNLDIGVHVDGWLADTAITVDLSGNPELAEASEQALEAALDVIEPGVNTGDIGAEIEDVIDGYGFNPVVNLTGHGLGHWEQHTSPNIPNRAVSQGTTLETGDVVAIEPFATDGGGKVTEGSSEEIFSLEREGSVRNRQAREALEQITDEFRTLPFATRWLETDRPEVALRRLKRNDIVHGYPVLKEDDGFLVSQKEHTVIVTDDGCEVTTR; this is encoded by the coding sequence ATGAGCGAAACGGAAGTCGATCTCGAGGCCGAGATGTACGAAAAGCACCGCGAAGCCGGCGAAATCCTTGCACAGGTACGCGAGGAGGCCGCAGATCGCGTCGAGGTCGGCGCGAGCCACCTCGAGGTCGCCGAGTACGCCGAGGACAGGATCCGAGAGCTGGGCGGGAAGCCGGCGTTTCCAGTGAACATCTCGATCGACGAGGAAGCGGCGCACGCGACGCCGAGCATCGGCGACGAATCCACTTTCGGCGAGGAGATGGTCAACCTCGACATCGGCGTCCACGTCGACGGCTGGCTGGCGGATACCGCGATTACCGTCGACCTCTCTGGCAACCCGGAACTCGCCGAGGCGTCCGAACAGGCCCTCGAGGCCGCACTCGACGTGATCGAACCGGGCGTGAACACGGGCGATATCGGGGCCGAAATCGAGGACGTGATCGACGGTTACGGCTTCAATCCCGTCGTCAACCTCACTGGCCACGGCCTCGGCCACTGGGAACAACACACCAGTCCGAACATCCCGAACCGCGCCGTCTCGCAGGGAACGACGCTCGAGACCGGCGACGTCGTCGCCATCGAGCCGTTCGCGACCGACGGCGGCGGGAAGGTCACCGAGGGCTCGAGCGAGGAGATCTTCTCGCTCGAGCGCGAGGGCTCGGTCCGAAATCGTCAGGCGCGCGAGGCGCTCGAACAGATCACCGACGAGTTCCGGACGCTCCCGTTCGCAACCCGCTGGCTCGAGACGGACCGACCGGAAGTCGCGCTGCGGCGACTCAAACGCAACGACATCGTTCACGGCTACCCGGTTCTCAAGGAGGACGACGGCTTCCTGGTGAGCCAGAAGGAACACACGGTCATCGTCACCGACGACGGCTGTGAGGTAACAACGCGATAG
- the icd gene encoding isocitrate dehydrogenase (NADP(+)) has translation MSYDKIEVPEQGEKITLKDGSEDELEVPDDPIIPIIYGDGVGSDVGPAAQKVLEAAAEATGREINWMRVYAGESAREMYDENLPDETVEAIKEHRVAIKGPLTTPVGAGFRSLNVGLRKLLDLYANVRPTYHLEGVPSPVSEPEQMDMVTFRENTEDVYAGIEWEAGTDEVEQVKEFVEEEMGADDVIHDGPVGIGIKPITEFGTKRLVREAIDYALENDRDSVTLVHKGNIMKFTEGQFRDWGYEVAEEEYGDEVITEDTLWEEQDGEVDDDTLVVNDRIADNMLQQLLTRTDNYDVIATMNLNGDYMSDAAGAQIGGLGIAPGGNFGEGRMLAEPVHGSAPKYEGQDKVNPTAMILSGRMMLEYMGWDDAADLVRDAVEETISSGKVTYDLERQLEDAEKLATSEYAEEVVDNIEKLA, from the coding sequence ATGAGCTACGACAAGATCGAGGTCCCCGAGCAGGGGGAGAAGATCACGCTGAAGGACGGTTCCGAGGACGAACTCGAGGTTCCCGACGACCCGATCATCCCGATCATCTACGGTGACGGTGTGGGTAGCGACGTCGGTCCCGCCGCACAGAAAGTGCTCGAGGCCGCCGCAGAGGCGACCGGCCGCGAGATCAACTGGATGCGCGTCTACGCCGGCGAGTCCGCGCGAGAGATGTACGACGAGAACCTTCCGGACGAGACCGTCGAGGCCATCAAAGAACACCGCGTCGCGATCAAGGGCCCGCTTACGACGCCCGTCGGTGCCGGCTTCCGATCGCTGAACGTCGGACTGCGAAAGCTCCTCGACCTGTACGCGAACGTCCGACCGACCTACCACCTCGAGGGCGTCCCGTCTCCGGTCTCCGAACCGGAGCAGATGGACATGGTCACCTTCCGAGAGAACACCGAGGACGTCTACGCCGGCATCGAGTGGGAGGCCGGCACCGACGAAGTCGAGCAGGTCAAGGAGTTCGTCGAAGAGGAGATGGGCGCAGACGACGTCATCCACGACGGCCCCGTCGGCATCGGCATCAAGCCGATCACCGAGTTCGGAACGAAGCGACTCGTCCGCGAGGCGATCGACTACGCCCTCGAGAACGACCGCGACTCCGTCACGCTGGTCCACAAGGGGAACATCATGAAGTTCACCGAGGGCCAGTTCCGCGACTGGGGCTACGAGGTCGCAGAGGAGGAGTACGGCGACGAGGTCATCACCGAGGACACCCTCTGGGAGGAACAGGACGGCGAAGTCGACGACGACACGCTCGTCGTCAACGACCGCATCGCCGACAACATGCTCCAGCAGCTTCTTACCCGGACTGACAACTACGACGTCATCGCGACGATGAACCTGAACGGCGACTACATGTCCGACGCCGCCGGCGCGCAGATCGGCGGTCTCGGCATCGCCCCCGGCGGAAACTTCGGCGAGGGCCGAATGCTCGCCGAGCCCGTCCACGGCTCCGCGCCGAAATACGAGGGCCAGGACAAGGTCAACCCGACCGCGATGATCCTCTCGGGCCGCATGATGCTCGAGTACATGGGCTGGGACGACGCCGCCGACCTCGTTCGCGACGCCGTCGAAGAGACGATCTCGTCCGGAAAGGTCACCTACGACCTCGAGCGCCAGCTCGAGGACGCCGAGAAGCTCGCGACGAGCGAGTACGCGGAAGAAGTCGTCGACAACATCGAAAAACTGGCGTAA
- a CDS encoding GNAT family N-acetyltransferase, whose protein sequence is MTAVRVADDDRLEDAFNVRRRVFVEEQGVDEELEYDEHEDEAVHFVAYEDDDEQPIGAARLREPEDSVGKVERVAVLESHRGTGVGRALMDALEAAAASNDLETLKLHAQTRAAGFYDELGYERYGEEFEEAGIPHVAMEKSLE, encoded by the coding sequence ATGACAGCCGTCCGCGTCGCCGACGACGACCGACTTGAGGACGCCTTCAACGTGCGCCGGCGGGTCTTCGTCGAAGAGCAGGGCGTCGACGAGGAGCTAGAGTACGACGAGCACGAAGACGAGGCCGTCCACTTCGTCGCCTACGAGGACGACGACGAGCAGCCGATCGGTGCCGCCCGACTCCGAGAACCCGAAGACAGCGTCGGGAAAGTCGAACGCGTCGCGGTGCTCGAGTCCCACCGCGGTACCGGCGTCGGGCGAGCGCTGATGGACGCCCTCGAGGCGGCGGCCGCGTCGAACGATCTGGAGACGCTCAAGCTGCACGCACAGACTCGAGCGGCCGGCTTCTACGACGAACTCGGCTACGAGCGCTACGGCGAGGAGTTCGAAGAGGCGGGAATACCCCACGTCGCCATGGAGAAGTCCCTCGAGTAA
- a CDS encoding winged helix-turn-helix domain-containing protein, whose protein sequence is MAESERAAGREREELLPENSILSLEEYLAMQRSIGNETRFRIVDTLVGDGPQSASELRERLEVRSNTLHYHLEELIEVGLVENRKRKSPDRDGLYSYYRATSLGEGILSEGVRKLMAREWDALETYGR, encoded by the coding sequence ATGGCAGAGTCCGAACGAGCGGCGGGGCGAGAACGGGAGGAGTTGCTCCCCGAGAACAGCATTCTCTCGCTCGAGGAGTACCTCGCGATGCAACGCTCGATCGGGAACGAAACGAGGTTTCGAATCGTCGACACGCTCGTCGGGGACGGTCCCCAGAGCGCCAGTGAACTGCGTGAGCGCCTCGAGGTCCGGTCGAATACGTTGCATTACCACCTCGAAGAGCTCATCGAGGTCGGATTAGTCGAGAACCGAAAGCGGAAATCGCCGGATCGAGACGGGCTGTACTCGTACTACCGAGCGACCTCGCTCGGCGAGGGGATCCTCTCCGAGGGCGTTCGCAAACTCATGGCTCGAGAGTGGGACGCACTCGAGACCTACGGTCGATAG
- a CDS encoding DUF7509 family protein: MRDRLIAELGDLQRPRFLVYLMGPYEAFDVDRVLEESEPDSIPESVDFGTLVDSEHALEREEATLDLLLDVRDRLRIDAGVNVFLAIDVDIPLAEMDAATQSIEFARASNAVVYVVPAVGDNLGVGIETGAVLEALFSDELANDRQERVLFVHESSVRSAMIAAVRDRWEARIYAYDDRSDLVRQVRLFVRDLVRKERTGELSRLE; this comes from the coding sequence ATGCGCGACCGTCTGATTGCCGAACTCGGCGACCTGCAACGACCCCGTTTTCTCGTCTACTTGATGGGGCCCTACGAAGCGTTCGACGTGGATCGGGTGCTCGAGGAATCCGAACCCGATTCGATCCCCGAATCGGTCGATTTCGGAACGCTCGTCGACTCCGAACACGCTCTCGAGCGCGAGGAGGCGACGCTTGACTTGCTGCTCGACGTCCGAGATCGGCTTCGGATCGACGCCGGAGTCAACGTGTTTCTCGCCATCGATGTCGATATTCCGCTTGCGGAGATGGACGCGGCGACCCAGAGCATTGAGTTCGCTCGTGCGAGTAACGCCGTCGTCTACGTCGTGCCGGCAGTCGGCGACAACCTCGGTGTCGGAATCGAAACCGGTGCCGTTCTCGAGGCGCTTTTCAGCGATGAACTCGCGAATGACCGTCAGGAGCGCGTGCTGTTCGTCCACGAATCGAGCGTCCGAAGCGCGATGATTGCGGCCGTTCGCGATCGCTGGGAAGCGCGGATCTACGCTTACGACGACCGTTCGGATCTGGTACGACAGGTTCGCTTGTTCGTTCGCGATCTCGTTCGAAAAGAACGAACCGGCGAGTTATCGCGACTCGAGTGA